In one Maniola hyperantus chromosome 6, iAphHyp1.2, whole genome shotgun sequence genomic region, the following are encoded:
- the rtp gene encoding MORN repeat-containing protein 4 homolog isoform X1: protein MAEAADTVVAKTGAYKYEDGTRYVGEWNSKGQKNGTGHLMLSDGTRYDGAMAAGLCSGLGVMAFPDGAKYEGEFMQGWFHGHGVFWRSDGMKFEGEFRGGRVWGLGLVTFNDGSNGFPRNEGYFQDCKMVRRKRCPEVVQRAQKVAYMARAQCQQM from the exons ATGGCGGAAG CAGCAGATACGGTGGTGGCCAAAACTGGTGCCTATAAGTATGAAGATGGTACTCGGTACGTGGGCGAGTGGAACTCCAAGGGCCAGAAGAACGGGACGGGACACCTCATGCTGTCTGATGGGACGAGATACGATGGCGCCATGGCGGCTGGCCTGTGCTCTGGACTTGGAGTCATGGCGTTCCCTGATGGAGCTAA ATATGAAGGTGAATTCATGCAAGGCTGGTTCCACGGTCACGGAGTATTCTGGCGATCTGACGGGATGAAGTTTGAGGGGGAGTTTCGAGGCGGCCGTGTGTGGGGACTGG GTCTGGTAACCTTCAATGATGGCAGCAACGGGTTCCCGCGAAACGAGGGTTACTTCCAAGACTGCAAGATGGTGCGTCGCAAGCGTTGCCCAGAAGTGGTGCAGCGAGCACAGAAGGTGGCCTACATGGCCCGCGCACAGTGCCAGCAAATGTAG
- the rtp gene encoding MORN repeat-containing protein 4 homolog isoform X2, with product MAEADTVVAKTGAYKYEDGTRYVGEWNSKGQKNGTGHLMLSDGTRYDGAMAAGLCSGLGVMAFPDGAKYEGEFMQGWFHGHGVFWRSDGMKFEGEFRGGRVWGLGLVTFNDGSNGFPRNEGYFQDCKMVRRKRCPEVVQRAQKVAYMARAQCQQM from the exons ATGGCGGAAG CAGATACGGTGGTGGCCAAAACTGGTGCCTATAAGTATGAAGATGGTACTCGGTACGTGGGCGAGTGGAACTCCAAGGGCCAGAAGAACGGGACGGGACACCTCATGCTGTCTGATGGGACGAGATACGATGGCGCCATGGCGGCTGGCCTGTGCTCTGGACTTGGAGTCATGGCGTTCCCTGATGGAGCTAA ATATGAAGGTGAATTCATGCAAGGCTGGTTCCACGGTCACGGAGTATTCTGGCGATCTGACGGGATGAAGTTTGAGGGGGAGTTTCGAGGCGGCCGTGTGTGGGGACTGG GTCTGGTAACCTTCAATGATGGCAGCAACGGGTTCCCGCGAAACGAGGGTTACTTCCAAGACTGCAAGATGGTGCGTCGCAAGCGTTGCCCAGAAGTGGTGCAGCGAGCACAGAAGGTGGCCTACATGGCCCGCGCACAGTGCCAGCAAATGTAG